Proteins from a genomic interval of Pseudoalteromonas sp. MEBiC 03607:
- the tpx gene encoding thiol peroxidase, with protein MLRPLIFALSAVCTFSYANDLPENSLDAGKVSAQSKPVTLLGQGVEVGQKAPNFKVVDDSFTPVTLDNYQGQAVLLSVVPSLDTGVCSIQTKHFNEKVAAEYPNIAMLTLSADLPFAQKRFCKAENIDKVVTLSDSVWRDFGKNYGLIIKDMGLLTRAVFVLDKEHNIVYKQLVDNLSKEPDYDGAIAALKKL; from the coding sequence ATGTTACGCCCACTTATTTTTGCACTCAGTGCAGTTTGTACGTTTAGTTACGCAAATGACTTACCAGAAAATAGTCTTGATGCTGGTAAGGTATCAGCTCAGTCAAAGCCTGTTACCCTACTAGGACAAGGGGTTGAAGTCGGTCAAAAAGCACCTAATTTTAAAGTAGTAGATGATAGCTTTACACCTGTCACACTAGACAATTATCAAGGTCAAGCTGTTTTGCTCAGCGTTGTACCAAGCCTGGATACAGGGGTATGTAGCATTCAAACCAAACACTTTAATGAAAAAGTAGCTGCTGAGTACCCGAATATAGCTATGCTCACATTAAGTGCTGATTTACCGTTTGCACAAAAACGTTTTTGTAAAGCAGAAAATATCGACAAAGTCGTCACCTTATCTGATTCTGTATGGCGTGACTTTGGTAAGAACTACGGCTTGATTATCAAAGATATGGGCTTATTAACTCGTGCAGTATTTGTGCTCGATAAAGAACATAACATCGTTTACAAGCAACTAGTCGATAACCTCTCAAAAGAGCCTGATTATGACGGTGCTATTGCCGCATTGAAGAAACTGTAA
- a CDS encoding universal stress protein, whose product MNKKLLVIIDSVDDAKTSLLHAKQKAKGVKHIDIVAFSYEDTSSILFSLPPDEALAIQDKELAKLRTSLSPLINDYLEVGSYTLQTLWHESPVQWLANEVTTSDYEMVIKTRHIDEQTQFSELDWQLIRFSPLPLYLAADNKWRNNTNVLAALDLGSEKATKYCLNEAIIKTGLAFAKDYQSEFFACYTVHVSPFLRDLGIVFSDEQVTNAYEKLPVAQRALIEAHNLKEQLKIKAGVVEQVIPSVAAKLNADLVIMGSVGNTGIKGHLIGNTAEKVMKLLKTDILVLPPIGV is encoded by the coding sequence ATGAATAAAAAGTTACTGGTTATCATCGATTCTGTCGACGATGCAAAAACGTCGTTATTACACGCTAAACAAAAAGCTAAAGGGGTTAAGCATATTGATATTGTTGCTTTTAGCTATGAAGACACCAGTAGCATTTTATTTTCTCTTCCGCCAGATGAAGCTTTGGCTATTCAAGATAAAGAGTTAGCGAAACTGCGTACCTCATTAAGTCCGCTAATTAATGACTATTTAGAAGTCGGTAGTTACACATTACAAACACTGTGGCACGAGAGCCCCGTGCAGTGGCTTGCTAACGAAGTGACCACCTCAGACTATGAGATGGTAATTAAAACCCGCCATATTGATGAACAAACGCAATTTAGCGAGCTTGACTGGCAGCTTATTCGATTTAGCCCGCTGCCTCTTTACCTAGCTGCTGACAACAAGTGGCGTAACAATACCAATGTACTCGCCGCGCTCGATTTAGGTAGCGAGAAAGCTACAAAATACTGTTTAAATGAAGCAATTATAAAAACCGGTCTTGCCTTCGCAAAGGATTATCAGAGCGAATTTTTTGCCTGCTATACTGTCCATGTGTCGCCTTTCTTGCGAGATTTAGGGATTGTTTTTTCTGATGAGCAGGTAACTAATGCTTATGAAAAATTACCGGTTGCGCAACGTGCACTAATTGAAGCTCATAATTTAAAAGAGCAACTCAAAATTAAAGCTGGGGTGGTTGAACAAGTTATACCTAGTGTCGCCGCAAAACTTAATGCTGATTTAGTAATTATGGGGTCAGTGGGTAACACGGGCATAAAAGGGCATTTAATCGGTAATACCGCAGAGAAGGTCATGAAACTGCTAAAAACAGATATTCTCGTATTACCACCAATTGGAGTGTAA
- the dnaX gene encoding DNA polymerase III subunit gamma/tau: MSYQVLARKWRPQTFHELVGQSHVKQALVNALTQNRLHHAYLFTGTRGVGKTTIARIFAKSLNCDKGISAEPCGQCSSCTDIEAGRYIDLLEIDAASRTKVEDTREILDNVQYAPTRGRYKVYLIDEVHMLSKHSFNALLKTLEEPPEHVKFLLATTDPQKLPVTILSRCLQFNLNALSQSEIHDQLAHVLNQEQLSFDDKSLSILAKAADGSMRDALSLTDQAIAQTNGNINHQAVQTMLGLMDTQYSQIMLAALLCQDGDALLQEVKAVVSRNPNFVALLDDLIALTHLIQLVQLVPSAAALDETNREFIEQVAQTTDAQQMQVYYQLLLNGKKDLQWAPDAKLGFEMIMLRLLAFQPTQFAQNQTPTNTQQQVKPSGAGALRDILKKSTAQREQAASEQASVAQSSVHTTSVPSEPQPTQVEAEPIQAAKAETAHSHEPAQQVEATAVEQPNANQQPQQSAQPAETEVKPAPQQQSSSEHIPAADYSSPEYSTSDYSSQDYMDEYDAQMDSSLAAQYDDVMNSAYDQGFSANEAPAPQQQQSQAQSAIARILQDRNISGAGRLSGAATQTNVRAEQQPEAKPTLEPPAQQSTATTNIEPQQQAMAAEVKKPIPQQTGESSNKVKKVDFREKHQTITENLAPELLEQINPQKVPEPVAEEASIPVPDDFESPISSIKFAHEQDEWAYLIKRMGLGGRMRQFALHSIFTKQNNQLHIEVDSSQRHLDSAVLRQKLNAALSEIYGHNVELSIEFADGVIDSPYLIQQKIDAGRHQQAIDVINSDENIVQFQQLFSAIIDENSIQAL, encoded by the coding sequence ATGAGTTATCAGGTTCTAGCAAGGAAATGGCGACCACAAACCTTTCACGAGTTAGTGGGGCAGTCTCATGTTAAACAGGCATTGGTTAATGCATTAACACAAAATAGACTCCATCATGCCTATCTCTTTACTGGAACTCGTGGGGTGGGTAAAACAACCATCGCACGAATATTCGCAAAAAGCCTCAACTGCGATAAGGGTATCTCTGCTGAGCCGTGTGGCCAATGTTCAAGCTGTACTGACATTGAAGCTGGTCGCTATATTGATTTGTTAGAAATCGATGCGGCATCACGTACCAAAGTAGAAGATACCCGCGAAATCCTTGATAACGTTCAATACGCGCCAACACGTGGTCGTTACAAGGTATACCTAATCGACGAAGTTCACATGCTGTCAAAGCATAGTTTCAATGCATTACTAAAAACATTGGAAGAGCCACCAGAGCATGTGAAGTTTTTATTAGCGACAACCGATCCGCAAAAACTGCCCGTGACGATTTTATCGCGTTGCTTACAGTTTAATTTAAATGCTTTGTCGCAATCAGAAATTCATGATCAGCTTGCCCATGTTCTTAATCAAGAACAGCTAAGTTTTGATGATAAATCGCTGTCAATTTTAGCGAAAGCAGCTGATGGTAGTATGCGTGACGCACTGAGTCTTACAGACCAAGCAATTGCGCAAACCAATGGCAATATTAATCATCAGGCTGTGCAAACCATGCTTGGCTTAATGGATACCCAATATAGCCAAATCATGTTAGCAGCGTTACTGTGCCAAGATGGCGATGCATTACTTCAAGAAGTAAAAGCAGTGGTTAGCCGAAACCCTAACTTTGTAGCCTTGCTCGACGATTTAATCGCCCTGACGCACCTTATTCAGCTTGTGCAACTCGTGCCTAGTGCTGCGGCACTTGATGAGACTAACCGTGAATTTATTGAGCAGGTGGCACAAACAACTGATGCACAGCAAATGCAGGTGTATTACCAGTTGCTATTAAATGGTAAAAAGGATTTGCAATGGGCACCCGATGCTAAACTTGGTTTTGAAATGATCATGTTGCGACTGCTCGCATTTCAACCAACGCAATTTGCACAAAACCAAACACCCACGAATACCCAGCAGCAGGTTAAACCAAGTGGTGCCGGAGCACTACGTGATATTTTAAAAAAATCAACGGCGCAACGTGAGCAAGCAGCTTCAGAGCAAGCATCAGTAGCACAAAGTTCAGTGCATACAACTTCTGTGCCTTCAGAGCCTCAGCCAACACAAGTTGAAGCTGAGCCTATTCAAGCAGCCAAAGCAGAAACAGCACATAGCCATGAGCCTGCCCAGCAAGTTGAAGCAACAGCAGTAGAGCAGCCTAATGCTAATCAACAGCCTCAGCAATCCGCTCAGCCAGCTGAAACTGAAGTCAAACCAGCGCCACAACAGCAGAGTAGCTCAGAGCACATTCCAGCAGCTGATTATTCTTCACCAGAGTACTCTACATCTGACTATTCTTCGCAAGACTATATGGATGAGTACGATGCACAAATGGATTCATCACTTGCTGCGCAATACGATGATGTGATGAATAGCGCTTATGATCAGGGCTTTAGCGCAAATGAAGCACCTGCGCCTCAGCAACAGCAAAGTCAGGCGCAATCGGCCATTGCTCGTATTTTACAAGACCGCAATATCTCAGGTGCTGGTCGCTTAAGTGGTGCGGCAACGCAAACGAATGTTAGAGCAGAACAACAGCCTGAAGCTAAGCCAACATTAGAACCGCCAGCGCAACAAAGCACAGCCACGACCAATATTGAGCCTCAGCAGCAAGCAATGGCTGCTGAAGTAAAAAAGCCCATCCCCCAGCAAACGGGGGAGAGCAGCAATAAAGTAAAAAAAGTCGATTTTCGAGAAAAGCATCAAACAATCACTGAAAACCTAGCGCCTGAATTGCTTGAGCAAATCAACCCGCAAAAAGTGCCAGAGCCAGTAGCTGAAGAAGCCAGTATTCCGGTTCCAGATGATTTTGAAAGCCCGATCAGCAGTATTAAATTTGCACACGAACAAGACGAGTGGGCGTATTTAATAAAGCGTATGGGACTTGGTGGCCGCATGCGCCAATTTGCGCTGCATTCGATCTTTACTAAGCAGAATAATCAGTTACATATTGAAGTTGACTCATCACAGCGCCATTTAGACAGCGCAGTGCTTAGACAAAAGCTCAATGCTGCATTAAGTGAAATTTATGGTCATAATGTAGAGCTTAGTATCGAGTTTGCTGATGGCGTAATTGATTCACCGTATTTGATTCAACAAAAAATTGATGCGGGTCGTCATCAACAAGCGATTGATGTAATAAATAGCGATGAAAATATAGTGCAATTTCAACAGTTATTTAGCGCTATAATCGATGAAAACAGTATTCAGGCATTGTAA
- a CDS encoding YbaB/EbfC family nucleoid-associated protein, translating to MFKGGMGNMMKQAQQMQERMQKAQEEIANLEVVGEAGAGLVKVTMLGNHNVRRVELDESLMEDDKDMIEDLLAAACNDAVRRVAEETQERMSKVTGGMQLPPGMKMPF from the coding sequence ATGTTTAAAGGTGGAATGGGTAACATGATGAAGCAAGCGCAGCAAATGCAAGAGCGCATGCAAAAAGCCCAAGAAGAAATCGCAAACCTTGAAGTTGTAGGTGAAGCAGGTGCAGGCCTAGTTAAAGTAACTATGCTTGGTAACCACAATGTACGTCGTGTTGAATTAGATGAAAGCCTAATGGAAGACGACAAAGACATGATCGAAGATTTACTAGCGGCAGCGTGTAACGATGCAGTACGTCGTGTTGCAGAAGAAACACAAGAGCGCATGAGTAAAGTAACTGGCGGTATGCAATTACCACCAGGTATGAAAATGCCATTCTAA
- the htpG gene encoding molecular chaperone HtpG, with translation MTAAQKETLGFQTEVKQLLNLMIHSLYSNKEIFLRELVSNASDAADKLRFLALSNGDLYENDADLKVRISADKEANTVTITDNGIGMSREDVINSLGTIAKSGTAEFFQNLTGDQSKDSQLIGQFGVGFYSAFIVADNVTVRTRKAGESQGIEWQSAGEGEYTLQEIDKPTRGTEIILHLREDEKEFADEYRLRSIVTKYSDHISIPVEMYKAEVPESEGPDGEKIPAQPGEWEGINRATALWTRDKSEVTDEEYKEFYKHIGHDWEEPLSWAHNKVEGKTEYTSLLYIPKKAPFDLWNRDRQTGLKLYVQRVFIMDDAEQFMPSYLRFVKGLLDSNDLPLNVSREILQDNKVTQAIRKGCTSRVLKMLERMAKNREEDYQTFWNEFGQVLKEGPAEDMANKEAIAKLLRFSSTHTDESTQNVSLEQYIERMKPEQDKIYYVVADSFAAAKNSPHLEIFRKKGIEVLLLSDRVDEWMMSYLTEFNEKSFQSITRGDLDLGNMDDEETKKAQEESEKEVAGLVERIKSALGDSVKDVRFTHRLTDSPACVVADEHDMSSQMQKLMESVGQTVPEQKPIFELNPEHQLVKHLNVEQDEDKFSQWSHVLLDQALLAERGTLKDPAGFVTRLNKLMLDLSK, from the coding sequence ATGACTGCAGCACAAAAAGAAACATTAGGCTTTCAAACAGAAGTCAAACAACTATTAAACCTGATGATTCATTCTCTTTATTCTAATAAAGAGATATTCCTACGTGAGCTGGTATCAAACGCGTCAGATGCGGCAGATAAATTACGTTTCCTTGCGCTTTCTAATGGCGATTTATACGAAAACGATGCAGATCTAAAAGTACGTATCAGTGCCGATAAAGAAGCAAACACGGTAACCATTACTGATAACGGTATTGGTATGAGCCGTGAAGATGTGATCAATTCACTGGGTACCATTGCAAAATCAGGCACCGCAGAATTTTTCCAAAACCTAACAGGCGACCAAAGCAAAGATTCACAATTGATTGGTCAATTTGGTGTTGGTTTTTACTCTGCATTTATCGTTGCAGATAACGTAACCGTGCGTACTCGTAAAGCAGGTGAAAGCCAAGGTATCGAATGGCAATCTGCAGGTGAGGGCGAGTACACATTACAAGAGATTGACAAGCCAACACGCGGTACCGAAATCATTCTACACTTACGTGAAGATGAGAAAGAATTTGCTGATGAGTACCGTTTACGTAGCATCGTAACTAAATACTCAGACCATATTTCTATTCCAGTTGAAATGTATAAAGCAGAAGTACCTGAATCTGAAGGCCCTGATGGTGAGAAAATCCCAGCGCAGCCGGGCGAGTGGGAAGGTATTAACCGCGCAACTGCACTTTGGACTCGCGATAAGTCAGAAGTAACAGATGAAGAGTACAAAGAGTTTTATAAGCACATTGGTCATGACTGGGAAGAGCCATTAAGCTGGGCTCACAACAAGGTTGAAGGTAAAACTGAATACACAAGCTTGTTATACATCCCGAAAAAAGCACCATTCGATTTATGGAATCGTGACCGTCAAACTGGTTTAAAACTGTATGTGCAACGTGTTTTCATCATGGATGACGCAGAGCAGTTTATGCCAAGTTACTTACGCTTTGTGAAAGGTTTACTCGACTCAAACGACTTACCACTTAACGTGTCGCGTGAAATTTTACAAGATAACAAAGTAACGCAAGCGATCCGTAAAGGTTGTACATCACGCGTACTTAAAATGCTTGAGCGTATGGCGAAAAACCGTGAAGAAGATTACCAAACGTTCTGGAACGAGTTTGGTCAGGTGTTAAAAGAAGGTCCAGCTGAGGATATGGCAAATAAAGAAGCCATTGCTAAGCTACTGCGTTTCTCTTCTACACATACTGACGAAAGCACGCAAAATGTATCGCTTGAACAATACATCGAACGTATGAAGCCAGAGCAAGACAAAATCTACTATGTGGTTGCTGACTCATTTGCTGCAGCGAAAAACTCACCACACTTAGAAATCTTCCGTAAGAAAGGCATCGAAGTATTGCTATTAAGCGACCGTGTTGATGAGTGGATGATGAGCTACTTAACAGAGTTCAACGAAAAATCATTCCAGTCAATCACCCGTGGTGACTTAGATTTAGGCAACATGGATGACGAAGAAACCAAAAAAGCGCAAGAAGAGTCAGAAAAAGAAGTAGCTGGTCTAGTTGAACGTATTAAGTCAGCACTTGGCGACAGCGTGAAAGATGTGCGCTTTACGCACCGTCTAACTGATTCTCCAGCATGTGTTGTTGCCGATGAACACGATATGAGTTCACAAATGCAAAAGTTAATGGAATCTGTTGGTCAAACTGTGCCTGAGCAAAAGCCTATTTTTGAGCTTAACCCAGAGCATCAGCTTGTTAAACACTTAAACGTTGAGCAAGATGAAGACAAGTTCAGCCAGTGGTCACATGTCCTGCTTGACCAAGCATTATTAGCAGAGCGCGGTACTCTAAAAGACCCTGCTGGCTTTGTAACTCGCTTGAACAAGCTTATGCTAGATTTAAGCAAATAA
- a CDS encoding response regulator, with protein sequence MSTSVLVCDDSKLARRQLARSLPDDWDIKIEFAEDGVHCIEQIKKIQPEILFLDLNMPEMDGYEVLQAIQDQDLHVLTVVVSGDIQPNAHQRVLELGAIDFIQKPCSAEKLANIIEHHGIKDKAMRERLSHRLGEQVDPDVRDIYQELTNVAMGQAGDLLARLLNVFVKLPIPNVNILEVNELDMALRSIDANATTSGVCQGFIGGGVSGEALLLLNDSSFKEIASLMNYEGELNNKIELELLMDVSNILIGAILSGLSKQLDMRFSQGHPVVLGQHCDVSDLVKANKSRWQRTLAIEISYGIENHNINCDLMLLFTEDSLKTLKYKVAYLLED encoded by the coding sequence ATGTCAACATCGGTATTAGTTTGTGATGATTCAAAGTTAGCTCGTCGGCAATTAGCGCGCTCTTTACCCGATGATTGGGATATTAAAATTGAGTTTGCTGAAGACGGTGTGCACTGTATTGAGCAAATCAAAAAAATTCAGCCTGAAATACTATTCCTTGATTTAAATATGCCTGAGATGGATGGCTATGAAGTACTTCAAGCCATTCAAGACCAAGATCTTCATGTGCTTACCGTGGTTGTTTCAGGTGATATCCAACCTAATGCTCATCAACGTGTGCTTGAGTTAGGCGCCATTGATTTTATTCAAAAACCTTGCTCTGCAGAAAAGCTTGCTAATATCATTGAACATCATGGTATTAAAGACAAAGCCATGCGTGAGCGTCTATCACACCGGCTGGGCGAACAAGTTGACCCCGATGTACGTGATATCTATCAAGAGCTTACCAATGTTGCAATGGGACAAGCAGGGGACTTGCTTGCACGCTTACTGAATGTGTTTGTAAAGTTGCCTATCCCGAATGTTAATATCCTAGAAGTTAATGAACTAGACATGGCACTGCGTTCTATTGATGCCAATGCGACTACCTCTGGAGTTTGCCAAGGCTTTATAGGCGGCGGTGTTTCTGGTGAAGCTTTGCTGCTGTTAAATGACTCAAGCTTTAAAGAAATTGCGTCACTTATGAATTACGAAGGTGAGCTTAACAACAAGATTGAGCTTGAGTTGCTAATGGATGTGAGCAATATTCTGATCGGGGCTATTTTAAGTGGTCTTTCAAAGCAGCTTGATATGCGCTTTAGTCAAGGGCACCCTGTGGTTCTGGGTCAACATTGTGATGTGTCTGATTTGGTAAAGGCTAATAAATCTCGCTGGCAACGAACGCTGGCGATTGAGATCAGCTATGGCATCGAAAATCATAATATTAATTGTGATTTAATGCTGCTATTTACTGAGGATTCGCTCAAAACCTTAAAATACAAAGTCGCTTATTTACTAGAAGATTAA
- the adk gene encoding adenylate kinase produces MRIILLGAPGAGKGTQAQFLMDKYGIPQISTGDMLRAAIKEGTPLGLEAKKVMDAGQLVSDEIIIGLVKERIAKPDCEKGFLLDGFPRTIPQADAMKENGVVVDHVIEFDVADEIIVERMGGRRVHPGSGRVYHVVYNPPKVDGKDDITGEDLIIRDDDTEETVRKRLGIYHDQTKPLVDYYQAEAKAGNTQYHKLDGTQAVEAVSQQLGELLG; encoded by the coding sequence ATGCGCATTATTCTTTTGGGCGCGCCGGGTGCAGGTAAAGGTACTCAAGCTCAGTTTTTGATGGACAAATACGGTATTCCACAAATTTCTACGGGCGATATGCTGCGTGCAGCAATCAAAGAAGGTACACCACTTGGTCTTGAAGCTAAAAAAGTAATGGATGCAGGTCAATTAGTATCTGATGAAATTATTATTGGTCTAGTTAAAGAGCGTATCGCTAAACCAGATTGCGAAAAAGGTTTCTTACTAGATGGTTTCCCGCGTACTATTCCTCAAGCTGATGCAATGAAAGAGAATGGTGTGGTGGTTGATCACGTTATTGAATTTGACGTTGCTGACGAAATTATCGTTGAGCGTATGGGCGGCCGTCGTGTACACCCAGGTTCTGGTCGTGTTTATCACGTAGTTTATAACCCACCTAAAGTTGATGGTAAAGATGACATCACTGGTGAAGACCTAATCATTCGTGATGACGATACTGAAGAAACAGTACGTAAGCGTTTAGGTATCTACCACGACCAAACTAAGCCATTAGTTGATTATTACCAAGCTGAAGCAAAAGCAGGCAACACTCAGTACCATAAACTAGACGGTACCCAAGCTGTTGAAGCTGTTAGCCAACAACTTGGTGAGCTATTAGGTTAA
- the recR gene encoding recombination mediator RecR has product MQLSPSLTQLIEALRCQPGIGPKSAQRIAFHLLERDRQGGKQLGHALTKAMDEVGHCQSCRTFTEQAVCDICSSVKRQDSGLLCVVESPTDVLAIEQTGQYQGLYFVLMGHLSPIDGIGPKEIGLDILESKLQQGGINEVILATNPSVEGETTAHYIAELCHKYQVGASRIAHGVPVGGELDLLDGMTLMHAFSGRRAVNQN; this is encoded by the coding sequence ATGCAACTATCTCCTAGTTTAACACAGCTAATTGAAGCGCTAAGATGCCAGCCGGGCATAGGCCCAAAGTCGGCACAGCGTATCGCTTTTCATTTGCTTGAGCGTGACCGTCAAGGTGGTAAGCAACTTGGCCATGCATTAACCAAAGCAATGGATGAAGTAGGGCATTGTCAATCTTGTCGCACTTTCACAGAGCAAGCTGTGTGCGATATTTGTTCAAGTGTTAAACGCCAAGATAGTGGTTTACTGTGTGTGGTTGAATCACCAACCGACGTACTCGCTATTGAGCAAACCGGTCAATATCAAGGACTTTACTTTGTTTTAATGGGTCACTTGTCGCCAATTGATGGTATAGGACCAAAAGAAATTGGCCTTGATATCCTTGAAAGCAAGTTGCAACAAGGCGGTATTAATGAGGTGATCCTCGCAACCAATCCAAGTGTTGAAGGTGAAACCACTGCTCACTACATTGCTGAGCTTTGTCATAAGTATCAGGTAGGCGCATCTCGTATTGCGCACGGTGTCCCTGTTGGTGGTGAGCTTGATTTACTTGATGGTATGACGCTGATGCACGCATTTAGCGGACGACGCGCCGTAAATCAAAACTAA
- a CDS encoding diguanylate cyclase, which produces MPASDFNMNELHWLMDMFNTVDVGLVVLDRDYKVCIWNGFMENHSGLLPSAVKDKDLFDLFPSIDEKWFRSKSESVFILNNRSFTIWEQQPYIFRFKNYRPITGKADHMYQNATFIPLTTTTGEVSHICIIIYDVTDEAVNKKELEEANSKLEQMSRTDALTKLTNRGYWEEKLRKEYMRIVRSGGCSTLLMFDIDHFKKVNDEHGHRGGDEALRHIADLLRKTLRETDLAGRYGGEEFAVTLLDTDLDGAHIFAERLRSMIENSSIYFGEKQIQLTVSIGFACFDEKFDRYEKWVEAADKALYHSKENGRNKVTAYSDL; this is translated from the coding sequence ATGCCTGCATCTGATTTTAATATGAATGAACTCCATTGGTTAATGGATATGTTTAATACTGTTGATGTAGGTCTTGTGGTGCTTGATAGAGACTACAAAGTCTGCATTTGGAATGGGTTTATGGAAAACCATTCAGGCTTGTTACCAAGTGCCGTGAAAGACAAAGATTTGTTTGATTTGTTTCCATCAATAGACGAAAAATGGTTCCGTAGCAAATCAGAGTCAGTGTTCATTTTAAATAATCGCTCTTTTACTATCTGGGAGCAGCAGCCTTATATTTTCCGCTTTAAAAATTACCGCCCAATTACTGGTAAAGCGGATCATATGTATCAAAATGCCACCTTTATTCCTTTAACCACGACCACTGGTGAAGTGTCTCATATCTGTATCATTATTTATGATGTAACCGATGAAGCGGTAAATAAAAAAGAGCTAGAAGAAGCCAATAGTAAGCTTGAGCAAATGAGTCGAACTGATGCCCTTACAAAATTAACGAATAGGGGATATTGGGAAGAAAAACTGCGTAAAGAGTATATGCGTATCGTACGCAGTGGCGGCTGCAGTACCTTATTAATGTTTGACATTGACCACTTTAAAAAGGTCAATGATGAACACGGTCACCGTGGCGGTGATGAAGCGCTGCGTCACATTGCTGATTTACTTAGAAAAACATTACGTGAAACTGATTTGGCTGGTCGCTATGGTGGCGAAGAGTTTGCAGTAACTTTACTGGATACTGATCTCGATGGTGCGCATATTTTTGCTGAACGTCTGCGTTCAATGATTGAGAACTCGTCAATTTATTTTGGTGAAAAACAAATTCAATTAACCGTCAGTATTGGTTTTGCTTGTTTTGACGAAAAGTTCGATCGTTATGAAAAGTGGGTTGAAGCTGCAGATAAAGCTTTATATCACTCTAAAGAAAACGGCCGTAATAAAGTTACAGCGTATTCAGATTTATAA